In the Deinococcus roseus genome, one interval contains:
- a CDS encoding NADPH-dependent FMN reductase — MKSMLPMNPALNILAVSGSLRKGSSTTLLLQALQHLAPENLQLEIWENLDTLPHFNPDLDREGEMNVQAVQDWREKVQKADGVLICTPEYAAGLPGSFKNALDWLVGSGDMADKPVAAVAASPYPTSAEHAHTSLMLTLGMLEARVPAENQLKIGLLSKKLNAQAEITDPELNTELQRVLSALQQTILQAQPV, encoded by the coding sequence ATGAAAAGCATGTTGCCCATGAATCCTGCATTGAACATTCTTGCCGTGTCTGGAAGCCTGAGAAAAGGGTCCAGCACCACCCTGCTGCTGCAAGCCCTGCAGCACCTTGCCCCCGAAAACCTGCAGCTGGAAATCTGGGAGAACCTGGACACCCTGCCCCACTTCAATCCAGACCTGGACCGGGAAGGCGAGATGAACGTTCAGGCTGTGCAGGACTGGCGAGAGAAAGTGCAAAAGGCGGATGGTGTCCTGATCTGCACCCCTGAATACGCTGCAGGATTGCCCGGTTCCTTCAAAAATGCGCTGGATTGGCTGGTGGGTTCTGGAGACATGGCAGACAAGCCTGTGGCTGCTGTCGCTGCCTCGCCTTACCCCACATCTGCAGAGCACGCCCACACCTCCCTGATGCTGACCCTGGGCATGCTGGAGGCCAGGGTGCCTGCAGAGAACCAGTTGAAGATTGGATTGCTGAGCAAAAAATTGAATGCACAGGCTGAAATCACCGATCCAGAGCTCAATACAGAGCTGCAAAGGGTGCTTTCTGCCTTGCAGCAGACCATTTTGCAAGCCCAGCCTGTTTAA